A stretch of the Channa argus isolate prfri chromosome 9, Channa argus male v1.0, whole genome shotgun sequence genome encodes the following:
- the upp2 gene encoding uridine phosphorylase 2, producing the protein MAPILLENKEYIKQHVQVKNPYLDAMEEDILYHFNLSTKTHNLPEMFGDVKFVCVGGSANRMKAFAHFIHQELKLPGNPEELRDICEGMDRYCMYKVGPVLSISHGMGVPSISIMLHELIKLLHHAQCNDVILFRLGTSGGVGLAPGTVVITDKAVDYSFRAQFEQVVLGKVITRSTELDEGVAKELLQCSSEFQNFPTVIGNTMCTHDFYEGQGRLDGALCSFSNEEKLEYLRKAYDAGVRNIEMESTVFAAMCRVCGLRGAVVCVALLNRFEGDQITSSHDVLVEYQQRPQVLVSHFIKKHLGLLA; encoded by the exons ATGGCACCAATTTTACTTGAGAACAAAGAATACATCAA ACAACATGTCCAAGTGAAAAATCCCTACTTGGACGCCATGGAAGAGGACATTCTCTACCACTTCAACTTAAGTACCAAGACTCACAACCTCCCAGAAATGTTTGGAGATGTTAAA TTTGTGTGCGTTGGTGGAAGTGCAAATCGCATGAAGGCTTTTGCCCACTTCATCCATCAAGAGCTGAAACTGCCTGGAAACCCAGAAGAACTCCGAGATATCTGTGAGGGGATGGACCGCTACTGCATGTACAAAGTGGGACCAGTGCTGTCTATAAGT CATGGCATGGGTGTCCCTTCCATCTCCATCATGCTTCATGAACTCATTAAACTGCTGCACCATGCCCAGTGCAATGATGTTATCCTCTTTCGCCTTGGAACATCTGGGGGAGTTG GTCTGGCTCCAGGAACAGTGGTCATTACAGATAAAGCTGTGGACTACTCCTTCCGCGCCCAGTTTGAGCAGGTGGTTCTGGGTAAAGTTATCACCAGGAGTACTGAGTTAGACGAAGGAGTGGCCAAAGAACTTCTGCAGTGCTCCTCTGAGTTTCAAAACTTTCCAACTGTGATTGGAAATACCATGTGCACGCACGATTTCTATGAAG GTCAAGGGCGACTTGACGGGGCTCTGTGCTCCTTTTCTAATGAAGAAAAACTGGAGTATCTGAGGAAAGCTTATGATGCCGGAGTAAGAAATATTGAAATGGAGTCAACTGTTTTCGCTGCTATGTGCCGTGTCTGTGGGCTCAGAG gTGCAGTGGTCTGTGTGGCATTGCTGAACCGCTTTGAGGGGGACCAGATCACTTCCTCTCATGATGTTCTGGTGGAGTATCAGCAGAGACCTCAAGTACTTGTGTCTCACTTTATCAAAAAACACCTGGGACTTTTGGCCTAA
- the LOC137132459 gene encoding uncharacterized protein C7orf57-like: MYSENPSVLMSDDLQPTKSGVKTGYQTANGHISQIPGLSPNIASLPEKARGRRVGVRESDSDYVKLAKQGGHKGLLWHEETVLDKPNSYKPPGWFCTASEDNDEPSLINSEEKKNPGVSQLLEPPFGTDTMSAWERDDSSSNGKENNYIDCSQMEPFQSPSQPFEASKFKRIVFDKKPAPVDMTKLLSFGYAGDNKSKASPDM; encoded by the exons ATGTATTCAGA AAATCCATCAGTTCTCATGAGTGACGATCTGCAACCCACAAAATCTG GTGTGAAAACAGGCTACCAAACAGCGAATGGCCATATCTCCCAGATTCCAGGGCTGTCCCCAAACATCGCTTCTCTTCCTGAGAAAGCCCGAGGCCGGAGGGTTGGAGTCCGAGAGTCTGATTCTGACTATGTCAAACTTGCAAAACAAGGAGGCCATAAGG GGCTTTTGTGGCATGAAGAAACCGTTCTTGATAAACCCAATTCATACAAACCGCCAGGGTGGTTCTGCACAGCATCAGAAGACAACGATGAACCAAG TCTCATTAAcagtgaggagaagaaaaacCCTGGAGTTTCTCAGTTGCTAGAACCCCCCTTTGGGACTGACACCATGTCAGCCTGGGAGAGGGATGATAGCAGTAGCAACGGGAAAGAG AACAACTATATTGATTGCAGCCAGATGGAACCATTTCAGTCACCCAGTCAACCTTTTGAGGCCAGCAAATTCAAGAGGAT AGTGTTTGACAAGAAACCAGCCCCTGTCGACATGACTAAGCTGTTGAGCTTTGGTTATGCAGGAGACAACAAATCAAAAGCCAGCCCTGATATGTAA